The Aminithiophilus ramosus genome contains a region encoding:
- the eno gene encoding phosphopyruvate hydratase: MKAKIEAIRAMEILDSRGNPTVRVFCELDSGISVSASVPSGASTGENEAVELRDGDGRRYGGKGTLKAVANVNEILAPALKGLNPSRQAEIDRLMIDLDGTANKGRLGANAILGVSMAVAKAAAEASGLPLYAYLGGAGATTLPVPMMNILNGGKHADNSVDFQEFMIMPLGAPTFAEALRYGAETFHALKRILHDRGYATAVGDEGGFAPNLKSNDEACELIVEAITDAGFEPGRQIAIALDPAASSFCEKGLYRLSKSGQGDRTSAEMTALYDGWVDRFPIVSIEDGLDENDWAGFKAHTETLGRRIQIVGDDLFVTNSRFVERGIAEKSANAVLIKLNQIGTVTETFETIALCRRAGWGYVISHRSGETEDAFMADFAVAAGGGQIKTGSACRSERIAKYNRLLEIEAELGRSARFGNPFAL, from the coding sequence TTGAAGGCGAAAATTGAAGCGATCCGCGCCATGGAGATTCTCGATTCGCGGGGCAACCCGACGGTACGCGTCTTCTGCGAGCTCGACAGCGGCATCTCCGTCTCGGCCTCGGTCCCCTCCGGAGCCTCGACGGGCGAAAACGAGGCCGTCGAGCTCCGCGACGGCGACGGGCGGCGCTACGGCGGCAAGGGCACGCTCAAGGCCGTGGCCAACGTCAACGAGATCCTCGCTCCGGCCCTCAAGGGATTGAATCCCTCAAGGCAGGCCGAGATCGACAGGCTCATGATCGATCTCGACGGGACGGCCAACAAGGGCAGGCTGGGCGCCAACGCCATCCTGGGCGTCTCCATGGCCGTGGCCAAGGCCGCAGCCGAGGCTTCCGGACTCCCCCTCTACGCCTACCTGGGCGGCGCCGGGGCGACGACCCTCCCCGTGCCCATGATGAACATCCTCAACGGCGGCAAGCACGCCGACAACAGCGTCGACTTCCAGGAGTTCATGATCATGCCCCTCGGCGCCCCCACCTTCGCCGAGGCCCTGCGCTACGGGGCCGAGACCTTCCACGCCCTCAAGAGGATCCTCCACGACAGGGGCTACGCCACGGCCGTCGGCGACGAGGGCGGCTTCGCCCCCAACCTGAAGAGCAACGACGAGGCCTGCGAGCTCATCGTCGAGGCCATCACCGACGCCGGATTCGAGCCGGGACGGCAGATCGCCATCGCCCTTGATCCCGCAGCCAGCTCCTTCTGCGAAAAGGGGCTCTACCGTCTCTCCAAGTCGGGCCAGGGAGACAGGACCAGCGCCGAGATGACGGCCCTCTACGACGGCTGGGTCGACCGCTTCCCCATCGTCTCCATCGAGGACGGCCTCGACGAGAACGACTGGGCCGGATTCAAGGCCCACACGGAGACTCTGGGACGGCGGATCCAGATCGTCGGCGACGACCTCTTCGTCACCAACAGCCGCTTCGTCGAGCGGGGAATCGCCGAAAAGTCCGCCAACGCCGTCCTGATCAAGCTCAACCAGATCGGAACGGTGACGGAGACCTTCGAGACCATCGCCCTCTGCCGCAGGGCGGGCTGGGGCTACGTCATCTCCCACCGGTCGGGCGAGACGGAAGACGCCTTCATGGCCGATTTCGCCGTCGCCGCAGGCGGGGGCCAGATCAAGACGGGCTCGGCCTGCCGCAGCGAGCGCATCGCCAAGTACAACCGCCTTCTGGAGATCGAGGCCGAGCTGGGCCGTTCGGCCCGCTTCGGCAACCCCTTCGCCCTCTGA
- a CDS encoding DUF190 domain-containing protein: MKLPSEALLLRIFIGDNDRLEGRSLHLAIVEEARRSGLAGATVLRGALGFGANSRIRTSKILRLSEDLPLVIEIVDAEEKIEAFLPKLDAMIGEGLVTLERVRVVVYRHDGGE; encoded by the coding sequence ATGAAACTGCCCTCTGAAGCCCTGCTCCTGCGGATCTTTATCGGCGACAACGACAGGCTGGAGGGCAGGTCGCTGCACCTGGCGATCGTCGAAGAGGCCCGCCGATCGGGCCTCGCGGGGGCCACCGTGCTGCGGGGGGCTCTGGGCTTCGGCGCCAACAGCCGGATCAGGACGTCGAAGATCCTGCGTCTTTCGGAGGACCTGCCTCTTGTCATCGAGATCGTCGACGCCGAGGAGAAGATCGAGGCCTTCCTTCCCAAGCTGGACGCCATGATCGGCGAGGGGCTCGTCACGCTGGAAAGGGTGCGCGTCGTCGTCTACCGGCACGATGGAGGGGAGTGA
- a CDS encoding S8 family serine peptidase, translating into MRFPSWLWSAVVLSLFVAPVTGWSNVVLFAPEQGADENLSASAVTARGASLLAASGLSGQLRGGAPSVGVLSLSVDGDADEAARRLARTPGVAWAEPSLPLVFFGGEGWDNLSHLQWALENDGSAATARELTDVGSRPDQAFPVTLESGVDVGAREAWQVTSGDSGLVVAVMDTGIYESHIDLTDRLWINEGETPWNGVDDDDNGYIDDYYGWNGEEGNCYVDDLAGHGSHCAGIIAAERNGYGTVGIAHGVKLMALKGFSTEAMAINTEYLLAQKARGVNVRAVNMSFGTGAPYSRAVRASLEALHEGGVLVFAASGNDSIDLDAYPFTYPACLPYPNVLSVSASTGTDDRAFFSNFGRSTVDLFAPGLAILSTTTNTANPPNSYSERIGRRIYSWQILHGTSMASPLAAGIGALALSAHPDADWRDVRALLEQAQASPEGLEGLSRLGRIDAAKAVLSLPEGPSLFGTSAVFPAAGEAVTLYGRNLGAEGTLRLVDGGGTVREVTARRWTPTEVECLLPEDPGDAPQELVCLTGGGEARLEIRAGRLGTVRAVDTHLETSGDQEIGVYPSTDRPVALGDVLYGIGTSDIFSRWGYWVQGPKLLRFDPSERRYEKAPLDAAAQELVGNDGPIDLDYAVPAAWKGAIYLFGGSDDGVVYRYDPDEGSLTAAGELPQELKEGVLQGTSVADGGGCLYLAGGSFRDGEGTRQISKRLYRFDPSSGEWLRLADLPTARYRPATLFLGGKLLLAGGVALDRANPDGGRELDIVDVATGASETVLLPFPTLRGTFFESGRRLYFFGATTTLYNTSVNSPLVAWTEAEKPQGPWRIAPFRFAFEGAFSGWSYGDETGLHLLSQGWDADADAGIQLYSVAVPEADPGHSSSGCSVGLGNLVLLPLALILLLRR; encoded by the coding sequence ATGCGCTTTCCGTCTTGGTTGTGGTCGGCTGTGGTTCTGTCGCTTTTCGTCGCCCCCGTCACCGGTTGGAGCAACGTCGTCCTTTTCGCCCCCGAACAAGGTGCCGATGAAAACCTTTCGGCCTCGGCCGTCACGGCCCGGGGGGCCTCCCTTCTGGCCGCCTCGGGCCTGTCGGGGCAGCTCCGAGGCGGCGCCCCCTCCGTGGGGGTCCTCTCCCTGTCCGTCGACGGCGACGCCGACGAGGCGGCGCGACGTCTGGCCCGGACGCCCGGCGTGGCCTGGGCCGAACCCTCTCTCCCCCTCGTCTTCTTCGGAGGAGAGGGATGGGACAACCTCTCCCATCTCCAGTGGGCCCTGGAGAACGACGGCAGCGCCGCGACGGCCCGGGAGCTGACCGACGTGGGTTCCCGGCCCGATCAGGCCTTTCCCGTCACCCTCGAATCGGGCGTCGACGTCGGGGCCCGGGAGGCCTGGCAGGTCACCTCGGGCGACAGCGGCCTCGTCGTCGCCGTCATGGACACGGGCATCTACGAAAGCCACATCGACCTGACCGACCGCCTCTGGATCAACGAGGGGGAAACGCCCTGGAACGGCGTCGACGACGACGACAACGGCTACATCGACGACTACTACGGCTGGAACGGAGAGGAAGGCAACTGTTACGTCGACGATCTGGCGGGCCACGGCAGCCACTGCGCCGGCATCATCGCCGCCGAGCGGAACGGCTACGGCACGGTGGGGATCGCCCACGGCGTGAAGCTCATGGCCCTCAAGGGCTTCTCGACGGAGGCCATGGCGATCAACACCGAATACCTCCTGGCCCAGAAGGCCCGCGGCGTCAACGTCAGGGCCGTCAACATGTCCTTCGGGACGGGCGCCCCCTACAGCCGGGCCGTCAGAGCCTCGCTGGAGGCCCTCCACGAGGGAGGGGTCCTCGTCTTCGCCGCCTCGGGCAACGACAGCATCGACCTCGACGCCTATCCCTTCACCTACCCGGCCTGCCTCCCCTACCCCAACGTCCTTTCCGTCTCGGCCTCGACGGGCACCGACGACCGGGCCTTCTTCTCCAACTTCGGCCGCAGCACCGTCGACCTCTTCGCCCCGGGGCTGGCCATTCTCTCGACGACGACGAACACGGCCAACCCGCCCAACAGCTATTCGGAGAGGATCGGCCGAAGGATCTACTCCTGGCAGATCCTTCACGGCACGTCGATGGCCTCGCCTCTGGCCGCCGGGATCGGCGCCCTCGCCCTGTCGGCCCATCCCGACGCCGACTGGCGCGACGTCAGGGCCCTGCTGGAGCAGGCCCAGGCGTCGCCGGAGGGGCTCGAAGGGCTGAGCCGCCTGGGACGGATCGACGCCGCCAAGGCCGTCCTCTCCCTCCCCGAAGGGCCCTCCCTCTTCGGCACCTCGGCGGTCTTTCCCGCGGCGGGCGAGGCGGTGACGCTCTACGGCCGCAATCTCGGCGCGGAAGGGACGCTCCGCCTCGTCGACGGAGGGGGGACGGTCCGGGAGGTGACGGCCCGACGCTGGACGCCGACGGAGGTGGAGTGTCTCCTCCCCGAAGACCCCGGAGACGCGCCGCAGGAGCTGGTCTGCCTCACCGGCGGAGGCGAGGCCCGGCTGGAGATCCGGGCGGGACGTCTCGGAACGGTCCGCGCCGTCGACACCCATCTGGAGACGAGCGGAGACCAGGAGATCGGCGTCTACCCCTCGACGGACCGTCCCGTCGCCCTCGGAGACGTCCTCTACGGCATCGGCACCTCCGATATCTTCAGCCGGTGGGGTTACTGGGTCCAAGGCCCCAAGCTCCTCCGCTTCGACCCCTCTGAGCGCCGCTACGAAAAGGCCCCTCTCGACGCGGCGGCCCAGGAACTCGTCGGCAACGACGGCCCCATCGACCTGGACTACGCCGTGCCGGCTGCCTGGAAGGGGGCGATCTACCTTTTCGGCGGCTCCGACGACGGCGTCGTCTACCGCTACGATCCCGACGAAGGGAGCCTGACGGCCGCGGGAGAGCTGCCGCAGGAGCTGAAGGAGGGGGTCCTCCAGGGAACGTCGGTCGCAGACGGAGGAGGCTGCCTCTACCTCGCCGGAGGGAGCTTCCGCGACGGGGAGGGGACGAGGCAGATCTCGAAAAGACTCTACCGGTTCGACCCCTCCTCGGGAGAGTGGCTCCGCCTCGCCGACCTGCCGACGGCCCGCTATCGCCCGGCGACGCTTTTCCTCGGCGGGAAGCTCCTCCTGGCCGGAGGCGTCGCCCTGGACCGAGCGAACCCCGACGGGGGGCGGGAGCTGGACATCGTCGACGTGGCCACGGGCGCGAGCGAAACGGTCCTTCTCCCCTTCCCCACCCTGAGGGGGACCTTCTTCGAGAGCGGCCGACGGCTGTACTTCTTCGGCGCCACGACGACCCTCTACAACACCAGCGTCAACTCGCCTCTCGTGGCCTGGACGGAGGCCGAAAAGCCTCAGGGACCCTGGCGCATCGCCCCCTTCCGCTTCGCCTTCGAGGGGGCCTTCTCCGGCTGGAGCTACGGCGACGAGACGGGGCTCCACCTCCTCTCCCAGGGGTGGGACGCCGACGCCGACGCCGGAATCCAGCTCTACTCCGTCGCCGTCCCCGAGGCCGATCCCGGCCATTCCTCCTCGGGCTGCTCCGTCGGCCTGGGCAACCTCGTCCTCCTGCCTCTGGCCCTGATCCTTCTGCTGCGGCGCTGA
- a CDS encoding HAD family hydrolase, whose translation MTKPTRAVRAVLFDLDGTLVDSEPNYLEADRLLLAGYGVAFTEELKRRYVGYGNAAMMEEFHERFRLPDGPGLLLAKKNALYLDLARRNTLLFPEMARLLPELKGRGISLAVASGSSPAVIEEIVAQVGISAFFDLLLSSEEVPRPKPAPDIFLEAARRLGCPPSSALVVEDSAHGVEAALAAGMAVVAVPTLAPSRGDVFYRAHRLFEGGMADFTARAFLEWLDGADR comes from the coding sequence ATGACGAAACCGACCCGTGCCGTGCGAGCCGTTCTTTTCGATCTCGACGGGACTCTCGTCGACAGCGAGCCCAACTACCTGGAGGCCGACAGGCTTCTCCTGGCCGGCTACGGCGTGGCCTTCACGGAGGAGCTGAAGCGCCGCTACGTCGGTTACGGCAACGCCGCCATGATGGAGGAGTTTCACGAGCGCTTCCGTCTTCCCGACGGCCCCGGGCTTCTGCTGGCGAAAAAGAACGCCCTCTACCTCGATCTCGCCCGGCGCAACACCCTTCTTTTTCCCGAGATGGCCCGTCTCCTGCCCGAGCTGAAGGGGAGGGGGATCTCTCTGGCCGTCGCCTCCGGGTCCTCCCCGGCCGTGATCGAAGAGATCGTCGCCCAGGTGGGGATCTCCGCCTTTTTCGATCTCCTCCTCTCCTCCGAGGAGGTGCCCCGTCCCAAACCGGCTCCCGATATCTTCCTCGAGGCGGCCCGGCGTCTGGGCTGTCCCCCGTCGTCGGCCCTCGTCGTCGAGGACTCGGCCCACGGTGTCGAGGCGGCCCTGGCGGCGGGGATGGCCGTCGTCGCCGTTCCGACCCTCGCCCCCTCTCGGGGCGACGTCTTTTACCGGGCCCATCGGCTCTTCGAGGGGGGCATGGCCGACTTCACCGCCCGGGCCTTTCTGGAGTGGCTCGACGGGGCCGATCGCTGA
- a CDS encoding methyl-accepting chemotaxis protein, giving the protein MRRHLLFKLVFPVALLTLLFCASLVSTLLVTAAQEQDGLAVNLAGRQRMLAQKMTKEALSFALTGDALFRSEAEKTMTAFEATEKALASGGRAPFDIAKGTTAELKAPSPSVRAKVADEARLFGAFKADLGAFMAASADEALRSKILAATPALVAAADGVTVQIAEEARRRVTLLERIQEASLALSLLVALLCLLFYRRAVLGPVRALLTFTEGASKGADLTWRLSPRGEDEIARLARSFNAFLETIRLNFWHSSQGTQDFLASFHALSRGLHSFEERFGVMKEGIGQGTKAVGQITGAVQQQYASSEEIASTAQALALMAESLNAAVSDVVGQARHGESDLQETARAVDSAKAQALAVSDRARTLAGQAQVIHQVVQTIQGIAEQTNLLALNAAIEAARAGDAGRGFAVVAEEVRTLAEGSKRAAVQIGENLTALMSGVDGTSGDAQAMSKEMENVAAHIAAVVRAMLSILERMESMNEVSQNVAASAEELSASAQEMASGAESVSRFAGEINDVISDAGRSVETLSRTVVELSERTRKNASQGAELLDSLASLNVTTCAELTVMAHEAIGAHKAWMERLAAFLDGSLWNNETDPTKCRFGIFLSTAKPPQEVAGEWQKVLSLHDDLHRLGHDVQHLMAEGKAAEARSAYDRAAGTSRRLTALLEELARRCDGQQGAKATPGLMALPGRP; this is encoded by the coding sequence GTGCGAAGGCATCTCTTGTTCAAACTGGTTTTCCCCGTCGCCCTGCTCACCCTTCTTTTCTGCGCCTCTCTGGTCTCGACGCTCCTCGTCACCGCCGCCCAGGAGCAGGACGGTCTGGCCGTCAACCTGGCGGGACGGCAGCGGATGCTGGCCCAGAAGATGACCAAGGAGGCCCTCTCCTTCGCCCTCACCGGCGACGCCCTTTTCCGCAGCGAGGCCGAGAAGACGATGACGGCCTTCGAGGCCACCGAAAAGGCCCTCGCCTCGGGAGGGCGCGCGCCTTTCGACATCGCCAAGGGGACGACGGCGGAGCTGAAGGCGCCGTCGCCCTCGGTCAGGGCCAAGGTCGCCGACGAGGCCCGTCTTTTCGGCGCCTTCAAGGCCGATCTGGGAGCCTTCATGGCCGCATCGGCCGACGAGGCCCTCCGCTCCAAGATCCTCGCGGCGACGCCGGCCCTCGTCGCCGCCGCCGACGGCGTCACCGTCCAGATCGCAGAGGAGGCCCGGCGACGGGTCACGCTCCTCGAGCGGATTCAGGAGGCCTCCCTGGCCCTCTCCCTCCTCGTCGCCCTCCTCTGCCTCCTTTTCTACCGCAGGGCCGTCCTCGGCCCCGTCAGGGCGCTGCTGACTTTCACGGAAGGCGCCTCCAAGGGAGCCGACCTGACCTGGCGCCTCTCCCCCCGGGGGGAGGATGAAATCGCCCGCCTGGCCCGGAGCTTCAACGCCTTCCTCGAAACGATCCGCCTCAACTTCTGGCACTCCTCGCAGGGGACGCAGGACTTTCTGGCCTCCTTCCACGCCCTCTCCCGGGGCCTTCACTCCTTCGAGGAGCGCTTCGGCGTCATGAAGGAGGGCATCGGCCAGGGAACGAAGGCCGTCGGACAGATCACCGGAGCCGTCCAGCAGCAGTACGCCTCCTCGGAGGAGATCGCCTCGACGGCCCAGGCCCTGGCCCTGATGGCCGAAAGCCTCAACGCCGCCGTCTCCGACGTCGTCGGCCAGGCCCGCCACGGAGAATCGGACCTTCAGGAGACGGCCCGGGCCGTCGATTCGGCCAAGGCCCAGGCCCTGGCCGTCTCCGATCGGGCCCGCACGCTGGCGGGCCAGGCCCAGGTGATCCACCAGGTCGTCCAGACCATTCAGGGCATCGCCGAACAGACGAACCTTCTGGCCCTCAACGCCGCCATCGAGGCGGCCCGGGCCGGCGATGCCGGACGCGGCTTCGCCGTCGTCGCCGAAGAGGTGCGCACCCTGGCCGAGGGGAGCAAGCGCGCCGCCGTCCAGATCGGCGAGAACCTGACGGCCCTCATGTCGGGCGTCGACGGAACGTCGGGCGACGCTCAGGCCATGTCGAAGGAGATGGAGAACGTCGCCGCCCACATCGCCGCCGTCGTCCGGGCCATGCTCTCCATCCTGGAGCGGATGGAGAGCATGAACGAGGTCTCCCAGAACGTGGCGGCCAGCGCCGAGGAGCTCTCGGCCTCGGCCCAGGAAATGGCCTCGGGGGCCGAATCGGTCTCGCGCTTCGCCGGAGAGATCAACGACGTCATCTCCGACGCGGGCCGTTCCGTCGAGACCCTGAGCCGGACCGTCGTCGAGCTCTCGGAGCGGACTCGCAAGAACGCCTCCCAGGGGGCGGAGCTCCTCGACTCTCTGGCCTCGCTGAACGTGACGACCTGCGCCGAACTGACCGTCATGGCCCACGAGGCCATCGGCGCCCACAAGGCCTGGATGGAGCGGCTGGCGGCCTTCCTCGACGGCAGCCTCTGGAACAACGAGACGGACCCGACCAAATGCCGCTTCGGCATCTTCCTCTCCACGGCCAAGCCGCCTCAGGAGGTCGCCGGCGAATGGCAGAAGGTCCTCTCCCTTCACGACGACCTTCACCGCCTGGGCCACGACGTACAGCACCTCATGGCCGAGGGAAAGGCGGCCGAGGCCCGCTCCGCCTATGACCGCGCCGCCGGGACGAGCCGCAGGCTGACGGCCCTCCTCGAAGAGCTGGCCCGGCGCTGCGACGGGCAACAGGGGGCAAAGGCGACTCCTGGCCTCATGGCCCTGCCCGGGCGCCCCTGA
- a CDS encoding zinc-binding metallopeptidase family protein yields MTENAHDDRELLARLETLAEEVAELRHRIDRTPQLGLETERIARLLEEMGGRVSDLWDRGVEEVTSGRRAPLTAATLAFGAGLLLGALTRRK; encoded by the coding sequence ATGACCGAGAACGCCCACGACGACCGGGAACTTCTGGCCCGCCTGGAGACACTGGCGGAGGAGGTGGCCGAGCTGCGTCACCGGATTGATCGGACGCCGCAGCTCGGCCTCGAGACGGAACGGATCGCCCGTCTTCTTGAGGAGATGGGGGGAAGGGTGAGCGATCTCTGGGACAGGGGCGTCGAGGAAGTGACGTCGGGACGCAGGGCCCCTCTGACCGCGGCGACCCTGGCCTTCGGAGCGGGCCTCCTTCTGGGAGCCTTGACGCGCCGGAAATAA
- the trpB gene encoding tryptophan synthase subunit beta — translation MSRDEMRRGFFGEYGGAFVPEALLPRLEELDRAFVEATADGEFEREYVRLLKEYVGRPSALTECANVSRHCGGGRLFLKREDLNHTGAHKINNALGQALLARRMGKKELIAETGAGMHGTATATVAALFGMKCTVYMGAVDVKRQAPNVARMKALGAEVVEVHDGLATLKEAVDAALTAYVEQPETFYLLGSAVGPHPFPTMVRRFQSVIGREAREQFLAREGRLPDYALACVGGGSNAIGLFSAFVDDASVKLVGVEPAGRGLHTGDHAATLVAGRPSLIHGFRSYVLADGAGEPLPVYSISAGLDYPGVGPEHAFLKDSGRASYVAVTDDEAVEAFRTLCRLEGIIPALESAHALAQALKMLPGLREDETLLVNLSGRGDKDLDQVLPLLGL, via the coding sequence ATGAGTCGAGATGAGATGAGACGAGGCTTTTTCGGGGAATATGGCGGCGCCTTCGTGCCCGAGGCCCTTCTGCCCCGCCTGGAGGAGCTCGATCGGGCCTTCGTCGAGGCCACGGCCGACGGCGAGTTCGAAAGGGAGTATGTGCGCCTCCTCAAGGAGTACGTGGGGCGCCCCTCGGCGCTGACGGAGTGCGCCAACGTGAGCCGTCACTGCGGCGGCGGCCGCCTCTTCCTCAAGAGAGAGGATCTGAACCACACGGGGGCCCACAAGATCAACAACGCCCTCGGCCAGGCCCTGCTGGCCCGACGGATGGGGAAGAAGGAGCTCATCGCCGAGACGGGGGCGGGGATGCACGGGACGGCGACGGCGACGGTGGCGGCCCTCTTCGGGATGAAATGCACCGTCTACATGGGCGCCGTCGACGTGAAGCGTCAGGCTCCCAACGTGGCCCGCATGAAGGCCCTCGGCGCCGAGGTCGTCGAGGTCCACGACGGGCTGGCGACGCTGAAGGAGGCCGTCGACGCGGCCCTGACGGCCTACGTGGAACAGCCCGAGACCTTCTATCTCCTGGGCTCGGCCGTGGGACCCCATCCTTTCCCGACGATGGTGCGCCGCTTCCAGAGCGTCATCGGCCGCGAGGCCCGGGAGCAGTTCCTGGCCCGCGAGGGACGCCTTCCCGACTACGCCCTGGCCTGTGTCGGCGGCGGCAGCAACGCCATCGGCCTCTTCTCGGCCTTCGTCGACGACGCCTCGGTGAAACTCGTCGGCGTCGAGCCCGCCGGACGGGGCCTTCATACGGGCGACCACGCGGCGACTCTCGTGGCGGGCAGGCCTAGCCTGATCCACGGCTTCCGCAGCTACGTCCTGGCCGACGGGGCCGGCGAGCCTCTGCCCGTCTATTCCATCTCGGCCGGCCTGGACTATCCCGGCGTCGGCCCCGAACACGCCTTCCTCAAGGACTCGGGAAGGGCCTCCTATGTGGCCGTCACCGACGACGAGGCCGTCGAGGCCTTCAGGACCCTCTGCCGCCTCGAGGGGATCATCCCCGCCCTGGAGAGCGCCCACGCTCTGGCCCAGGCCCTGAAGATGCTCCCCGGCCTGAGAGAGGACGAGACGCTCCTCGTCAATCTTTCGGGACGGGGCGACAAGGACCTCGATCAGGTCCTCCCCCTCCTGGGCCTCTGA
- a CDS encoding GGDEF domain-containing protein has translation MRVLVAEDDRTTRFMVASLLAQWGYDVVTAENGSEAWQILQDDEAPPLAVIDWLMPGMEGPEICRRLRQSPEGRYRYVLLLTVQGDRASVVAGLDAGADDYVTKPFDAQELKMRVQAGRRILELQDRLRHQADHDGLTGLFNRGAVLTRLEKELSRSQRLKTPLAVAMADLDDFKKVNDRYGHLVGDIVLCDVARRMTETLRDYDEVGRYGGEEFLIVLPGVAGPEVGEILERVRSAVASAPVLAGGWRLNVTVSLGGACFDGEEKLKGLVGRADEALYRAKAQGKNAVVLSC, from the coding sequence ATGAGAGTGCTCGTCGCCGAAGACGACAGAACGACCCGTTTCATGGTCGCCTCGCTTCTGGCTCAGTGGGGGTACGATGTCGTCACGGCCGAGAACGGCAGCGAGGCCTGGCAGATCCTTCAGGACGACGAGGCTCCCCCTCTCGCCGTCATCGACTGGCTCATGCCCGGGATGGAGGGCCCCGAAATCTGCCGCAGGCTCCGCCAGAGTCCCGAGGGACGCTACCGCTACGTCCTCCTCCTCACCGTCCAGGGCGATCGGGCCAGTGTCGTCGCCGGCCTCGACGCCGGAGCCGACGACTATGTCACCAAGCCCTTCGACGCCCAGGAGCTCAAGATGCGCGTCCAGGCGGGGCGGCGCATCCTGGAGCTGCAGGATCGCCTCCGCCATCAGGCCGATCACGACGGCCTGACGGGGCTCTTCAACCGCGGCGCCGTCCTGACCCGCCTGGAGAAGGAGCTCTCGCGGTCGCAGCGCCTCAAAACCCCCCTGGCCGTGGCCATGGCCGATCTGGACGATTTCAAAAAGGTCAACGACCGCTACGGCCACCTCGTCGGCGACATCGTCCTCTGCGACGTCGCCCGGCGCATGACGGAGACCCTGCGCGACTACGACGAGGTGGGGCGCTACGGCGGCGAGGAATTCCTCATCGTCCTTCCCGGAGTGGCCGGCCCGGAAGTCGGAGAGATCCTCGAACGGGTCCGGTCGGCCGTCGCCTCCGCGCCCGTCCTCGCCGGAGGCTGGCGGCTGAACGTCACCGTAAGCCTCGGCGGGGCCTGCTTCGACGGAGAGGAGAAGCTGAAGGGCCTCGTCGGGCGGGCCGACGAGGCCCTCTACAGGGCGAAGGCGCAGGGGAAGAACGCCGTCGTGCTCTCCTGCTGA